In one Microbacterium invictum genomic region, the following are encoded:
- a CDS encoding SDR family oxidoreductase gives MARITVIGGTGLIGRKVVARLRTAGHDVRAASPSTGVDLVTGAGLDAALAGSSVVIDVSKPRTYDPDAVWRHFDLATRTLVAAEARAGVIHHVALSAVGTERVPQPIPFYRAKAHGEAILREESAPFSVVRATQFFEFGAQIGAQARAGGTDAARVADADVQPIAGDDVAAVLAGLVDQSPTRDAAEIAGPEVMTLADFVSRCLAATGDARPVLADPEAQYFGALIDRSELLPAEGAWLAPTRLADWLG, from the coding sequence GTGGCACGCATCACGGTCATCGGCGGCACCGGGCTTATCGGACGCAAGGTCGTCGCGCGGCTGCGCACCGCCGGGCACGACGTCCGCGCCGCATCCCCTTCCACAGGCGTCGACCTCGTCACGGGAGCGGGGCTGGACGCCGCCCTCGCCGGCTCATCCGTCGTCATCGATGTGTCCAAACCGCGCACCTACGACCCTGACGCGGTCTGGCGGCACTTCGACCTGGCGACGCGCACTCTCGTCGCCGCGGAGGCGCGGGCGGGCGTCATCCATCATGTCGCTCTGTCGGCGGTCGGCACCGAGCGCGTTCCGCAGCCGATCCCGTTCTATCGGGCGAAGGCGCACGGCGAGGCCATCCTCCGCGAAGAGAGTGCGCCGTTCTCGGTCGTGCGGGCGACGCAGTTCTTCGAGTTCGGAGCGCAGATCGGCGCGCAGGCGCGCGCGGGCGGAACGGATGCCGCGCGCGTCGCCGACGCGGACGTGCAGCCGATCGCGGGTGACGACGTCGCCGCGGTGCTCGCGGGTCTGGTGGATCAGTCGCCGACCCGCGACGCCGCCGAGATCGCCGGCCCGGAGGTGATGACGCTGGCGGACTTCGTCTCGCGGTGCCTCGCCGCGACAGGGGACGCGCGACCCGTCCTGGCCGATCCCGAAGCCCAGTACTTCGGCGCGCTGATCGACCGGAGCGAGCTGCTCCCCGCCGAGGGCGCCTGGCTCGCCCCCACCCGACTGGCCGACTGGCTCGGCTGA
- a CDS encoding ABC transporter ATP-binding protein, which produces MSTPTETGATTSTGTPVVFVDDVHAGYLPGVNILNGCSLVAHQGELIGIIGPNGAGKSTLLKAIFGQVNVRQGTVTLEGDDITGLKANKLVARGVGFIPQTNNVFPSLTIEENLQMGLYQRPSAYKERLEFVTGIFSELGKRLKQRAGSLSGGERQMVAMSRALMMNPKVLLLDEPSAGLSPVRQDEAFIRVSEINKAGVTCIMVEQNARRCLQICDRGYVLDQGRDAYTGTGRELLNDPKVTELYLGTLGA; this is translated from the coding sequence GTGAGCACCCCGACCGAGACCGGCGCGACCACGTCCACCGGAACGCCCGTCGTCTTCGTCGACGATGTCCACGCCGGGTACCTTCCCGGCGTGAACATCCTGAATGGATGCTCGCTGGTCGCCCATCAGGGCGAGCTCATCGGCATCATCGGGCCGAACGGCGCGGGCAAGTCCACGCTGCTGAAGGCCATCTTCGGGCAGGTGAACGTCCGCCAGGGCACCGTCACGCTCGAGGGCGACGACATCACGGGTCTCAAGGCCAACAAGCTCGTCGCGCGTGGGGTCGGCTTCATCCCGCAGACGAACAACGTCTTCCCCAGCCTCACCATCGAAGAGAACCTGCAGATGGGGCTCTATCAGCGTCCGAGCGCCTACAAGGAGCGCTTGGAGTTCGTCACCGGCATCTTCTCCGAGCTCGGCAAGCGGCTCAAGCAGCGCGCCGGGTCGCTCTCGGGCGGTGAGCGCCAGATGGTGGCGATGAGCCGCGCGCTGATGATGAACCCCAAGGTGCTTCTCCTCGACGAGCCGTCGGCGGGCCTGTCGCCCGTGAGGCAGGACGAGGCGTTCATCCGCGTCTCCGAGATCAACAAGGCCGGCGTGACCTGCATCATGGTGGAGCAGAACGCACGCCGCTGCCTGCAGATCTGCGACCGCGGATACGTCCTCGACCAGGGACGCGACGCCTACACGGGCACCGGACGCGAACTGCTGAACGACCCCAAGGTCACCGAGCTCTACCTCGGCACGCTCGGCGCCTGA
- a CDS encoding branched-chain amino acid ABC transporter permease, producing MLMGIFVSSVPAFATDAENPYRISGNVQLDGEPLEGVRLVIDGPGGEQEVETDANGQWRVGVPERGETYTVTLDEETLPEGIAVVDPEDDSPNIKEVEMGQGGRATVNFFIGEGERNVTGFFDQFVQRIIQGLSFGLMLALAAIGLSLVYGTTGISNFAHGEMVTFGAVIAAALVGPASLALPWWLGFPVAVVLSAVLGLVMDMALWRPLRRRRVGIVQLMIVSIGLSLAMRYTFQFFIGGGTIQLPGSNAPRIPLFGTVELSVIDLASLAICIVVIVAFALWLTRSRIGKATRAISDNPSLAAASGIDVDFVVRIVWILAGALAGLAGILYAYYRPGIRWDMGAQILLLMFAAVILGGLGTAYGALVGAIIVGIVVEVSSLWIPSDLKYASALFILIVILLFRPQGILGRRERIG from the coding sequence ATGCTCATGGGCATCTTCGTGTCATCCGTGCCCGCTTTCGCCACCGACGCGGAGAATCCCTACCGCATCAGCGGAAACGTCCAGCTCGACGGCGAACCCCTCGAGGGTGTGCGGCTCGTCATCGACGGGCCCGGCGGTGAGCAGGAGGTCGAGACCGACGCGAACGGCCAGTGGCGTGTGGGGGTCCCCGAGCGAGGAGAGACCTACACCGTCACCCTCGACGAGGAGACCCTGCCCGAGGGCATCGCCGTGGTCGACCCCGAGGACGACTCCCCCAACATCAAGGAAGTCGAGATGGGGCAGGGCGGCCGCGCGACGGTCAACTTCTTCATCGGCGAGGGCGAGCGCAACGTCACCGGCTTCTTCGACCAGTTCGTCCAGCGCATCATCCAGGGGCTGAGTTTCGGACTCATGCTGGCGCTTGCGGCCATCGGCCTCTCGCTGGTTTACGGCACCACCGGCATCTCGAACTTCGCGCACGGCGAGATGGTCACGTTCGGTGCGGTGATCGCGGCCGCGCTCGTGGGGCCTGCGAGCCTCGCCCTCCCGTGGTGGCTCGGCTTCCCCGTCGCCGTGGTGCTCAGCGCCGTCCTCGGCCTCGTGATGGACATGGCGCTCTGGCGACCGCTGCGGCGAAGGCGCGTGGGCATCGTGCAGCTGATGATCGTCTCGATCGGTCTGTCGCTCGCGATGCGCTACACGTTCCAGTTCTTCATCGGCGGTGGCACGATCCAGCTGCCGGGCTCCAACGCCCCGCGGATCCCGCTCTTCGGCACCGTGGAGCTCAGCGTCATCGACCTCGCGTCCCTGGCCATCTGCATCGTCGTCATCGTCGCCTTCGCGCTGTGGCTGACCCGGTCGCGGATCGGCAAGGCGACCCGGGCGATCTCGGACAATCCGTCGCTGGCAGCGGCATCCGGAATCGACGTGGACTTCGTCGTCCGCATCGTCTGGATCCTCGCCGGCGCCCTCGCCGGCCTCGCCGGCATCCTGTACGCGTATTACCGTCCCGGCATCCGCTGGGACATGGGAGCGCAGATTCTGTTGCTGATGTTCGCCGCGGTGATCCTCGGCGGCCTCGGCACCGCGTACGGCGCGCTCGTCGGCGCGATCATCGTCGGCATCGTCGTCGAGGTCTCGAGCCTGTGGATCCCGTCCGACCTCAAGTACGCCAGCGCGCTGTTCATCCTCATCGTGATCCTGCTCTTCCGACCACAGGGAATCCTGGGCCGGCGAGAGAGAATAGGTTAG
- a CDS encoding ABC transporter ATP-binding protein, with the protein MAAPTPRAKTTGLHVGEVKPGVAKVDPILVADGVQRSFGGVNAVDVDHLEIPRGAITALIGPNGAGKTTLFNLLTGFDKPNAGTWSYEGKDLSGIPAYRVSRMGLVRTFQLTKALGLLTVMENMKLGATGQRGEKFWASLFPPLWRKQDAEIEKRAEVLLKKFKLDAKSADFAASLSGGQRKLLEMARALMTEPTLVMLDEPMAGVNPALTQSLLDHILDLKDEGMTVLFVEHDMHMVRHIADWVVVMAEGRIVAEGDPTSVMQNPAVIDAYLGAHQELDLGVVTGRIPVVEADAGTDAAASASFSAQTLVDEGLAEEEQQEEHK; encoded by the coding sequence ATGGCCGCCCCGACGCCGCGCGCGAAGACCACCGGTCTTCACGTCGGCGAGGTCAAGCCCGGGGTGGCCAAGGTCGATCCGATCCTCGTCGCCGACGGCGTGCAGCGCTCGTTCGGCGGTGTCAACGCCGTCGACGTCGATCACCTCGAGATCCCGCGCGGCGCCATCACGGCGCTCATCGGTCCCAACGGCGCCGGCAAGACCACCCTGTTCAACCTGCTGACCGGCTTCGACAAGCCCAACGCGGGTACCTGGAGCTACGAGGGGAAGGACCTCTCCGGCATCCCGGCCTACCGTGTCTCGCGGATGGGGCTCGTCCGCACCTTCCAGCTGACCAAGGCCCTCGGGCTCCTCACCGTCATGGAGAACATGAAGCTCGGTGCGACCGGGCAGCGCGGGGAGAAGTTCTGGGCCTCGCTGTTCCCGCCCCTGTGGCGCAAGCAGGATGCCGAGATCGAGAAGCGCGCCGAGGTGCTGCTGAAGAAGTTCAAGCTCGACGCCAAGTCGGCCGACTTCGCCGCGAGCCTCTCGGGCGGGCAGCGGAAGCTCCTCGAGATGGCGCGCGCCCTCATGACCGAGCCGACGCTGGTCATGCTCGACGAGCCGATGGCCGGCGTGAACCCGGCGCTGACCCAGTCGCTCCTCGACCACATCCTCGACCTCAAGGACGAGGGGATGACGGTGCTCTTCGTCGAGCACGACATGCACATGGTCCGTCACATCGCGGACTGGGTGGTCGTCATGGCCGAGGGCCGCATCGTCGCCGAAGGCGACCCGACATCCGTCATGCAGAACCCCGCGGTCATCGATGCCTATCTCGGAGCGCACCAGGAGCTCGATCTCGGTGTCGTCACAGGCCGCATTCCCGTCGTCGAGGCGGATGCGGGGACGGATGCCGCGGCCTCGGCGTCGTTCAGCGCGCAGACGCTCGTCGACGAGGGCCTGGCCGAGGAAGAGCAGCAGGAGGAGCACAAGTGA
- the groES gene encoding co-chaperone GroES: MTVSTQVSIKPLEDRIVIKQVEAEQTTSSGLVIPDTAKEKPQEGEVVAVGPGRIDDNGNRVPLDVAVGDRVIYSKYGGTEVKFGADEFLVLSARDVLAVVVR; this comes from the coding sequence GTGACGGTTTCCACTCAGGTTTCCATCAAGCCGCTCGAGGACCGCATCGTCATCAAGCAGGTCGAGGCCGAGCAGACCACCTCGAGCGGTCTGGTCATCCCCGACACCGCCAAGGAGAAGCCCCAGGAGGGCGAGGTCGTGGCCGTCGGCCCCGGTCGCATCGACGACAACGGCAACCGCGTCCCGCTCGACGTCGCCGTCGGCGACCGCGTGATCTACTCCAAGTACGGCGGCACCGAGGTCAAGTTCGGCGCGGACGAGTTCCTCGTCCTCTCCGCTCGCGACGTGCTGGCGGTCGTCGTCCGCTGA
- a CDS encoding ABC transporter substrate-binding protein, translated as MSVFTRSRKRTILGAVALAGASALVLAGCSGGGGDTGGDSSAEPSAAAPGEELALKIGTALPQTGNLAFLGPPEEAGVGYAASQINEVSDETGLSIDVVYGDSGDTDNKAYETEIPRLLGEDVAAIIGAASSGTSLQFIDQVVGAGVIQFSPANTSDAFTSYDDNGLYFRTAPSDVLQGEVLGNLIAEDGNQTLGMIVLNDSYGTGLAGYVTEAFEAAGGEVVAAPTYNTGDTNFDAQISEVLAADPDAIALITFEEVTTILPGLLGSFPADKLYFVDGNLSDFSDDGLEPGALTGAKGTLPGLSIDSIGDFTASLDEWVAAEGLPELTEYSYAAESFDAVVLLALASLAAGSTDSAAIAENLITVSGGDGDGEKCTSYAECADIILGGGTADYDGISGPITFDEVGDPTEASIGIYQYGEDNTYSAYEG; from the coding sequence ATGAGCGTCTTCACTCGCTCGCGCAAGCGCACCATCCTCGGTGCCGTCGCGCTCGCAGGCGCCAGCGCCCTCGTCCTCGCCGGATGTTCCGGCGGCGGCGGAGACACCGGCGGCGACAGCAGCGCCGAGCCCTCGGCCGCGGCACCCGGCGAGGAACTCGCCCTGAAGATCGGTACCGCGCTGCCGCAGACCGGTAACCTCGCCTTCCTCGGCCCGCCGGAAGAAGCCGGTGTCGGCTACGCCGCATCGCAGATCAACGAGGTCTCGGACGAGACCGGGCTCTCGATCGACGTCGTCTACGGCGACTCTGGCGACACCGACAACAAGGCCTATGAGACCGAGATCCCGCGTCTGCTCGGTGAAGACGTCGCGGCCATCATCGGTGCGGCCTCGTCGGGCACCTCGCTGCAGTTCATCGACCAGGTCGTGGGCGCAGGCGTCATCCAGTTCTCGCCGGCCAACACCTCCGACGCATTCACGTCGTACGACGACAACGGTCTGTACTTCCGCACCGCTCCGTCGGACGTGCTCCAGGGCGAGGTGCTCGGCAACCTCATCGCCGAGGACGGCAACCAGACGCTCGGCATGATCGTCCTGAACGACTCGTACGGCACCGGCCTCGCCGGCTACGTCACCGAGGCGTTCGAGGCGGCCGGCGGCGAGGTCGTGGCGGCACCGACGTACAACACCGGTGACACGAACTTCGACGCGCAGATCTCCGAGGTGCTCGCCGCCGACCCCGACGCGATCGCCCTGATCACGTTCGAAGAGGTCACGACGATCCTCCCGGGCCTGCTGGGCTCGTTCCCCGCCGACAAGCTGTACTTCGTCGACGGCAACCTGTCGGACTTCAGCGACGACGGCCTCGAGCCCGGTGCGCTGACCGGCGCGAAGGGCACCCTGCCGGGTCTCTCGATCGACTCGATCGGTGACTTCACCGCCTCGCTCGACGAGTGGGTCGCGGCCGAGGGCCTTCCCGAGCTGACCGAGTACAGCTACGCCGCCGAGTCGTTCGACGCGGTCGTGCTGCTGGCGCTCGCGTCGCTCGCGGCGGGTTCGACCGACTCCGCAGCGATCGCCGAGAACCTCATCACGGTCTCGGGTGGCGACGGTGATGGCGAGAAGTGCACCAGCTACGCGGAGTGCGCCGACATCATCCTCGGTGGCGGCACGGCCGACTACGACGGCATCTCCGGCCCGATCACCTTCGACGAGGTCGGCGACCCGACCGAGGCGTCGATCGGCATCTACCAGTACGGCGAGGACAACACCTACTCGGCGTACGAGGGCTGA
- a CDS encoding Hsp70 family protein, producing MATGATYFLGIDVGTTRIAAATARTAPDGSIVAAPFPLGRRNDSAATVVFVADDGELLIGDAAERRGITQPDRLVREFKRSIGDDVPVVAGGRSIPAEKLWAHTVSAVVDAVVEREGSRPAAVMLTHPTAWGPHRIGLILSALDKLGVKDVHLITEPEAAARHYESGRTMEPGQALAVYDLGGGTFDSVVLRKSADGSFAPVGIPVGIDNLGGADFDDAVFRHVLRSSGVAETDLDDTDPDIRLALAQLRRECVEAKEALSFDSDVTVPVLLPSGATSVRLTRQEFEEMIDGSIERTIDTLEDGLDSAGLEPDALESILLIGGSSRIPLVAERLSERLDRPIAIDADPKSSIALGAARALVPVTADESVATLALVPVGAAAAGALATTDAAAAATTDLAVFDPAGPAERKAARRWYQRVPAVAAAGAGALVIATGLVFASAGGLGAGTFDAAASTENLREWVDVELTPSPAAADELQTSDPIAAAQEPAAPQARQDRSSTENKPKATNARKQAAERNAAVRPPEQPKPAASQSATSGKPSSSQPTQPSGGGTGSNTPAPGTSTPAPGTSTPAPDPTTTTPAPDPTTTTPAPDPTTTTPAPDPTTTTPAPDPTTTTPAPDPTTTTPAPDPTTPASEPPASEPPASEPPADTTPAP from the coding sequence TTGGCTACTGGGGCTACGTATTTTCTGGGGATCGACGTCGGAACGACGCGGATCGCTGCGGCAACGGCGCGTACCGCGCCGGACGGCAGCATCGTCGCGGCACCGTTCCCGCTCGGTCGCCGCAACGACAGCGCCGCCACGGTGGTGTTCGTCGCCGATGACGGCGAACTGCTGATCGGCGACGCCGCCGAGCGGCGCGGCATCACGCAGCCCGACCGGCTCGTGCGCGAGTTCAAACGCAGCATCGGCGACGATGTGCCGGTGGTCGCCGGCGGACGGTCGATCCCGGCCGAGAAGCTCTGGGCGCACACGGTGTCGGCGGTCGTCGACGCGGTCGTCGAGCGCGAGGGCTCCCGCCCCGCCGCGGTGATGCTCACCCACCCCACCGCGTGGGGCCCGCACCGCATCGGCCTGATCCTCTCGGCGCTCGACAAGCTCGGCGTCAAGGACGTCCACCTCATCACCGAGCCCGAGGCGGCCGCCCGTCACTACGAGTCGGGCCGCACGATGGAGCCCGGTCAGGCGCTCGCCGTCTACGACCTCGGCGGCGGCACCTTCGACTCCGTCGTCCTGCGCAAGAGCGCCGACGGCTCGTTCGCCCCGGTCGGAATCCCCGTCGGCATCGACAATCTCGGCGGCGCCGACTTCGACGACGCCGTGTTCCGTCACGTGCTGCGCTCCTCGGGTGTCGCCGAGACCGACCTCGACGACACCGACCCCGACATCCGTCTCGCGCTGGCGCAGCTGCGCCGGGAGTGCGTCGAGGCCAAAGAAGCGCTGTCGTTCGACTCCGACGTCACCGTGCCCGTGCTGCTCCCCTCAGGAGCGACGAGCGTGCGGCTGACGCGCCAGGAGTTCGAGGAGATGATCGACGGCTCGATCGAGCGCACGATCGACACCCTCGAAGACGGACTGGACTCGGCGGGGCTCGAGCCCGACGCGCTCGAGAGCATCCTCCTCATCGGCGGCTCGTCGCGCATCCCGCTCGTGGCCGAGCGCCTGTCCGAGCGACTCGACCGGCCGATCGCGATCGACGCCGACCCGAAGTCCTCCATCGCCCTCGGCGCCGCCCGCGCCCTCGTGCCGGTCACCGCGGATGAGTCGGTCGCGACGCTCGCGCTGGTCCCGGTCGGCGCCGCTGCTGCCGGCGCGTTGGCGACGACGGATGCCGCGGCTGCCGCCACGACCGATCTCGCCGTGTTCGACCCGGCGGGTCCTGCGGAGCGGAAGGCTGCGCGCCGCTGGTACCAGCGCGTGCCCGCCGTCGCGGCCGCGGGGGCCGGTGCCCTCGTCATCGCGACCGGGCTGGTCTTCGCCAGCGCCGGGGGCCTCGGCGCCGGCACGTTCGACGCCGCCGCCAGCACCGAGAACCTGCGCGAGTGGGTGGACGTGGAACTCACGCCGTCGCCGGCCGCCGCGGACGAGTTGCAGACGTCCGACCCGATCGCCGCGGCCCAGGAGCCGGCGGCTCCGCAGGCGAGGCAGGACCGGAGCTCGACCGAGAACAAGCCGAAGGCGACCAACGCCCGCAAGCAGGCGGCTGAGCGGAACGCCGCCGTGCGCCCGCCCGAGCAGCCGAAGCCTGCCGCGAGCCAGTCGGCGACCTCGGGGAAGCCGTCGTCGTCGCAGCCGACGCAGCCGAGTGGTGGCGGGACGGGTTCGAACACCCCCGCGCCGGGAACCAGCACCCCGGCGCCGGGGACCTCCACGCCGGCACCGGACCCGACCACGACCACCCCGGCTCCGGACCCGACCACGACCACCCCGGCGCCGGACCCGACCACGACCACCCCGGCTCCGGACCCGACCACGACCACGCCGGCGCCGGACCCGACCACGACCACGCCGGCGCCGGACCCGACCACGACCACCCCGGCTCCGGACCCGACGACTCCCGCGAGCGAACCGCCGGCGAGCGAACCGCCGGCGAGCGAACCGCCCGCTGACACGACCCCCGCCCCGTAA
- the rarD gene encoding EamA family transporter RarD produces the protein MTRETTERSTTTSDPTRERTLGAVYALAAYLIWGFLPLYFLLLEPTGAFEVVAWRILLSLVFCVLLLAITRGWGKFLVILRTRRLLLWTAVAGILIYINWQVFLIAALTGHVIETSLGYFINPIVTVLLGVVVLRERLRITQWVALAIAAVACIVIAVGYGAFPWIALSLAFSFGLYGLVKKQIGPAVDAVSGLTLETLWLTPVAIAVLVSVGLTSGITWGTAGVGHAVLLLMAGVVTATPLLFFAAGARRVPLSLIGLLQFLAPILQFLTGAFLLGEPMPLERWIGFSLVWIALVVLTVDSIRHARRGVSDVGAVT, from the coding sequence GTGACGCGCGAGACGACCGAGAGAAGCACCACCACCTCGGATCCGACGCGCGAGCGCACCCTCGGCGCGGTGTACGCCCTCGCCGCCTACCTCATCTGGGGCTTTCTGCCTCTCTACTTCCTGCTGCTCGAGCCGACGGGCGCCTTCGAGGTCGTCGCCTGGCGCATCCTGCTGTCGCTGGTCTTCTGCGTCCTGCTTCTCGCGATCACGCGGGGCTGGGGCAAGTTCCTCGTCATCCTCCGCACCCGGCGGCTGCTGCTGTGGACGGCGGTCGCCGGCATCCTCATCTACATCAACTGGCAGGTCTTCCTCATCGCCGCCCTCACCGGCCACGTGATCGAGACGAGCCTCGGCTACTTCATCAACCCCATCGTCACAGTGCTGCTCGGCGTCGTCGTGCTGCGCGAGCGCCTGCGCATCACCCAGTGGGTCGCCCTCGCGATCGCGGCCGTCGCGTGCATCGTGATCGCCGTGGGCTACGGCGCCTTCCCCTGGATCGCGCTGTCGCTGGCGTTCTCGTTCGGGCTCTACGGGCTGGTGAAGAAGCAGATCGGCCCCGCGGTCGACGCCGTGAGCGGTCTGACGCTCGAGACCCTGTGGCTCACCCCTGTCGCGATCGCCGTTCTCGTGAGCGTCGGCCTCACCTCGGGCATCACGTGGGGAACGGCGGGCGTGGGGCACGCGGTGCTGCTCTTGATGGCGGGTGTCGTGACCGCCACACCGCTCCTCTTCTTCGCCGCCGGTGCCCGGCGCGTGCCGCTCAGCCTCATCGGACTGCTGCAGTTCCTGGCGCCGATCCTGCAGTTCCTCACCGGTGCGTTCCTGCTGGGGGAGCCGATGCCGCTCGAGCGGTGGATCGGGTTCAGCCTGGTCTGGATCGCCCTCGTCGTGCTGACGGTCGATTCGATCCGTCACGCCCGCCGCGGGGTGTCGGATGTCGGCGCCGTGACCTGA
- a CDS encoding branched-chain amino acid ABC transporter permease yields MDWLQILSNSASSILSPATIGYALAALGLAVHFGYTGLINMGIAGFMAIGAYGYAIGVLTFGLEWWLAALLGLVASAVFAVILGIPTLRLRGDYLAIVTIAAAEVVRLLFLTTAFDEVTGSADGLSGYHTSFRGANPIPDGTYGFGPFTYNETQWWVRIMGLLTLAFAVLVVWMLTRSPWGRTIKGIREDEDAVRALGKNVFSYKMQSLVLGGVLAAAGGIVYALPSAVSPGVYVTSLTFFVWTALLLGGAATVFGPLLGSLIFWVLQTFLSNVLPALVSAGILPFMTQIQAGTLRFIIVGVALMLLVIFMPQGILGNKKELTFVR; encoded by the coding sequence ATGGACTGGCTGCAGATCCTCTCAAACTCCGCCTCCTCGATCCTGAGTCCGGCGACCATCGGCTACGCGCTCGCAGCGCTCGGTCTCGCGGTGCACTTCGGGTACACCGGCCTCATCAACATGGGTATCGCCGGGTTCATGGCGATCGGGGCATACGGCTACGCGATCGGCGTGCTCACCTTCGGACTCGAGTGGTGGCTCGCCGCGCTCCTCGGTCTCGTCGCGTCGGCCGTCTTCGCCGTCATCCTGGGTATACCGACCCTGCGCCTGCGCGGTGACTATCTGGCGATCGTCACCATCGCTGCGGCCGAGGTGGTGCGACTGCTCTTCCTCACCACCGCCTTCGACGAGGTCACCGGCTCGGCCGACGGGCTCAGCGGATATCACACGAGCTTCCGTGGTGCGAACCCCATCCCCGACGGCACCTACGGGTTCGGACCCTTCACCTACAACGAGACCCAGTGGTGGGTGCGGATCATGGGCCTGCTGACCCTGGCCTTCGCCGTGCTGGTGGTGTGGATGCTCACGCGCAGCCCCTGGGGCCGCACGATCAAGGGCATCCGCGAGGACGAGGACGCCGTGCGTGCGCTCGGCAAGAACGTGTTCTCGTACAAGATGCAGTCCCTGGTGCTCGGCGGTGTGCTCGCCGCGGCCGGCGGCATCGTGTACGCCCTGCCGTCGGCGGTCAGCCCCGGCGTGTACGTGACCTCGCTGACGTTCTTCGTGTGGACGGCGCTCCTGCTGGGCGGCGCGGCGACCGTGTTCGGCCCGCTCCTCGGATCGCTGATCTTCTGGGTGCTCCAGACGTTCCTCTCCAACGTCCTCCCGGCGCTGGTGTCGGCGGGCATCCTTCCCTTCATGACCCAGATCCAGGCGGGGACGCTGCGCTTCATCATCGTGGGCGTCGCGCTCATGCTCCTCGTGATCTTCATGCCGCAGGGCATCCTCGGCAACAAGAAGGAGCTGACCTTTGTCCGATAA